Proteins encoded by one window of Ovis canadensis isolate MfBH-ARS-UI-01 breed Bighorn chromosome 14, ARS-UI_OviCan_v2, whole genome shotgun sequence:
- the LOC138419617 gene encoding ribonuclease H-like: protein MVTGEHVSETRSLPRGTSAQLANLVALTRALELSKGQRVNIYMDSKYAYLTLHAYAAIWKERQFKTATGKPIMHLREIERLLTAIYCVAVMHCKGHSRDGSKAAGGNQLADCQARKSALYETPSLQTPLIWTGPVEEEKPQYTEEDLER from the coding sequence ATGGTGACTGGTGAACACGTTTCAGAAACAAGATCTCTCCCCCGGGGAACCAGTGCTCAGTTAGCAAATCTTGTGGCTCTGACCCgagctctagagttaagcaaagggcagAGAGTAAATATCTACATGgattctaagtatgcttatttgactttacatgcttatgctgcaatatggaaagaaagacagtttaaaacagcaacaggaaaaCCTATTATGCATCTCAGAGAGATCGagagacttttaactgctatatattgtGTAGCTGTTATGCACtgcaaagggcacagcagggatgggagtaaagCAGCTGGAGgtaatcagctggctgactgtcaagccagaaaaTCAGCACTTTATGAAACCCCTTCACTACAGACGcctttgatctggacaggtcctgtggaagaggaaaaaccacaatatactgaggaagacttagaaagatga